The Pandoraea apista genomic interval TGTCATGCTGGTGCGCGGTGCACGCTTGGCCGACACGTTGTCCGACTACCTGATTCAGAAGATTCAGGGCACGTCGAACATTCGGGTTGTCACGGGCTGCGAGGTGAGTGCGTTGCATGGCGATCGCTTTTTGGAAGCGATCACGGTGCACGAGCGCGAGAGTGGTGCGCAGCAGGTGTTGGCGACGCATCACTTGTTTGTTTGTATCGGCGGTCTGCCCAATACCGATTGGGCGCGCGATACTGCGATTACGCGCGACGGTTCCGGGTATCTCGTCACCGGACCGGATCTCACGCCTGCGATGTTAGCGGCGGCGGGCTGGCCGCTCGCGCGTGCACCGTTTCCTCTGGAAACCAGCGTGCCCGGCTCGTTCGCCGTGGGCGACGTGCGGCATGGCTCGATGAAGCGCGTCGCGTCTGCGGTGGGCGAAGGCGCAATGGCAGTCGCGTTTATCCATCAGCATCTCGCAACCATTTGAGGAGAGATCGCCATGTCCAAACGTTGCACGCATACCGACAGCATTCAACACGTTACGCCCAGCGCACTCGGCTGCGAGGAGTGTTTGAAATCCGGCAGCCGCTGGGTGCATTTGCGGCTGTGCCGCACCTGCGGCCATGTGGGGTGCTGCGACGACTCGCCTAATCGGCACGCCAGTGCGCACTTTCACGAAACCGGCCATCCGATCATCGAGGGCTACGACCCGCCAGAAGGCTGGGGCTGGTGTTATGTCGATCGCGTCATGCTCGATTTGGGCGACGATACGACGCCGCAAAACGGGCCGATTCCACGCTACGTCTAAGTGAAAATTCGAAGAGGATCTCATGCGTCAAGCTGAAACCACGGCATCCGCCGATTCCATGGATCCACGCGACCCCTCGCTGCGCCGCGCCTCGCTGGGCGATCTGTCGGCACGCAGTTTGCCGCGCCCCGAGAGCGTCACGGCCGTCATCGAGCATCACGTGCGACCCGAGGCTGTCGCCGCGTACGAGGCGTGGCTCAAGCGGATTGTGCCGATCGCGGAACGATTCCCTGGTCATCGCGGTGTGCACGTCATTCGTCCTGCATCAGGCTCGACGGTCTACACCGTGACGTTGCGTTTCGATTCCCTGGCGCATGCGGAGGATTGGTTTCAGTCGGACGCGCGGCAAACGCTGCTAGGCGAAGTGACGCCTTTTCTGGCGAGTGACGAGCGGCGTCAGACAGTGACCGGGCTCGAATTCTGGTTTCACCCGGCACCGGGACAAAAACCTGCCAAGCGCTACAAGCAGTTTCTGCTGACGCTCTCGGTGATCTTTCCGCTCACGGTGGTTGTGCCGCTTCCCGTGCATTGGCTGGCGCCGAGCCTGCCTTGGCTGACCCATACGATCTTCGCCAAGCTCGTGGTCGCCGCCATCATCGTCGGGTTGATGACCTATGTCATCATGCCGCGTGTGACGCGTCTCGCCTCACGATGGCTGTATGAATGACGCGAGAGGCGCATCGGGAAACGTTTTGAACCACTACGTTTCTCGATGACGCCTCTCGCGTGTCACCTATCACTCGGGAATTACGCTTGCTTTAGCGCACCGTCGACCAGACGCCACAAACCGAGCGGATTTTCCTGGCGCAACGCCTCTGGCAGCAGCGCGTCGGGCAGGTCTTGATAGCAGACCGGGCGCAGGAACCGATCGATAGCGGTGGCACCCACCGACGTGAACATCGCATTTGACGTGGCCGGGAACGGGCCGCCGTGCACCATCGCATGACAGACTTCCACGCCTGTCGGAAAGCCGTTGGCGAGGATACGTCCGGCGCGGCGCTCAAGGCTAGGCAGCAAGCGGCGTGCCGTTGCGGTGTCGCCCGCATCGAGTTGCAGCGTGGCCGTGAGCTGGCCTTCCAGACGCTCGGTGATGGCGATCATTTCGTCAACGGTATCGCAGGCAATCACGACCGACGCCGGGCCGAAGACTTCGTCGTGCAGCGCCGGCGTGGCGAGGAATTCGGACGCTGTGGTGCGGAAGAGGGCCGCTTGTCCCTGACATCCGCTACCGGCCTGGCCGCGAGCAAGAACCGTTACGTTTGGCTCGTCGGCCAGTCGTGCCACGCCCCTGTCGTAAGCCTGATGAATGCCCGGTGTGAGCATCGTGCCTGCGGCCTTCGCCGTGAGCGCTTCGGTGGCCGCGAGGCAGAAGCGTTCGAGTGCGTCTCCCGCGATGCCGAGCACCAGACCGGGGTTCGTACAGAATTGACCGGCACCCATCGTCAGCGAATCGACGAAGCCCCGGGCGATCGCGTCGCCGCGCGCCGCCAGCGCTTCGGGCAGCAGGTGGACCGGGTTGATGCTGCTCATCTCCGCGTACACGGGGATCGGCACAGCCCTCGCCTGCGCGATGCGTTGCAGTGCGAGACCGCCGTTGCGCGAGCCGGTGAAGCCCACGGCGGCGATGGCAGGATGCGCGACGAGCGCTTCGCCCACGGCACGCTCGCCTACCAGCAGCGAGAACACGCCCTCGGGCAGCCCAAGCTTTTGCACGGCCGATCGCACGGCGCGCGCCACAAGTTCCGATGTCCCCAGATGTGCTGAATGTGCCTTGACGATCACCGGGCAGCCCGCAGCGAATGCCGACGCCGTGTCACCCCCCGCCACCGAGAACGCCAGCGGGAAGTTGCTGGCCCCAAACACTGCCACGGGGCCGAGGCCGATCTTTGCCAGACGCAGATCGCTGCGCGGCAGCGGTTCGCGCGCGGGCTGAGCGGGGTCGATGGTCGCGTCAAGGAAGTGGCCGTCGCGGACCACGCGGGCAAACATCCGCAATTGACCGGCGGTTCGCCCGCGCTCCCCTTGCAGACGGGCCACGGGCAAGCCGGTCTCGGCGTGGGCGCGCTCGATGAGGGCGTCGCCCAGATCGAGAATCGCCTGCGCCACGGCTTCGAGGAATTCGGCGCGGGTTGCCAGCGGCAAGGCGCGAAACGGATCGAATGCGGCCGCTGCCAGTTGGCACGCGCGCTCGACGTCCTGCACGGTGCCTGCACCGAACGCCGGTGTCAGCCGCTCGCCGCGCGTCGGATCGAACGCCTCAAGCGTTCCCGCACTGCCGCGCACGTCGGTGCGGCCTATCAACATCTCACCGGTGATCTGCATGCGAGCTCTCCTCAGCCTTCCACTTTCTTGATCAGCGCGTCGAGCGCGGCGAGTTCATCGGGCAACAGGTCGGTCAGCGGCGCGCGCACCGGCCCGGCATCGTGCCCGACGAGTTTCGCGCCCGCCTTGACGATACTCACGGCGTAGCCCTCGCGGCGGTTGCGAATCTCCAGATACGGCAGGAAGAACGTATCGAGCAGATGGCCCATCGTCTCCTGATCGTTCTCGCACACGGCGCGATAGAACTTCATTGCGGTCTTCGGAATGAAGTTGAAGACTGCCGACGAGTACACCGGCACGCCCAGCGCACGATAGGCTGCGGCATAGACTTCGGCGGTCGGCAGGCCCCCCAGATAGGAGAAACGATCGCCCATGCGGCGGCGAACCTGGACCATGCGCTCGATGTCGCCCACGCCGTCCTTGAAGCCGATCAGGTTCGGGCACTTCTCGGCCAGACGTTCGAGCTGGTCGGCGCCCAGCTTCGAGTTGGCGCGGTTGTACACGATCACGCCGATGTTCACCGCACGGCAAACCTGTTCCACGTGAGCGGCAATGCCGTCCAGGCTCGCTTCGGTGAGGTAGTGCGGCATGAGCAGCACGCCCTTGGCGCCGAGACGTTCGGCTTCGCGGGCGTACTCAATGGCCATGCGCGTCGGGCCGCCCGCGCCGGCCAGAATCGGCACCTTGCCTGCGCAGGTGTCGACCGCCGTCTTGATCACGGCGCTGTAGTCCTGCGGCGTGAGCGAGAAGAATTCGCCCGTGCCGCCCGCCGCGAAAAGCGCCGTTGCGCCGAACGGTGCCAGCCACTCCAGACGCGCTGCATAGCCGCGCGCATTGAAGTCGCCGTTAGCGTCGAAGTCGGTCACGGGAAAAGACAACAAGCCGTCGGAGACGATCTGCTTGAGTTCTTGAGGTGCAGTCATTTCAAGAGTTCCTGTCGGCCGAAGGGCCGGATTTGATGATGAAAAAGGGCGCTCAACCAGCGCTCGGCGCTGAGTTATATGTCATCGTATAACATGTGACGAAGCCGGGCAAGAGGGAGCTGGATCAAATGGCAGTGGGATAAACCCGCAAAAGGGTTGGAAAGGGTTTCTCCCGATTCCGTCGCAGCCCTTTGGGGGTGCCCGCAACGGGCTCTCTAGATGTATGATGACACATAAGTGACGCGTGATTGAACCCACGTCAACGAACGCCGTAAAGGCAAAAATTACGGGCGCAAACTACGTATTGCGGGGCGGCAAATTGAACGCCTCGGCACGACGCCGAGGTTGCGGCTTGTCAGGACAGCAGGAGGGGGAAGAGGTGAGCAACATGGCATCGAAGTCGGACACGGCCCGCCCGGCGGCGGGCGGACAGGAACAGCAAACGCGCGCGAAAGACGTGCCGCGCTATATCCGGATGCAGGCAGAGGACAACGTCGCCATCGTCGTGAACGACGGCGGTTTGGCCGCGGGTAGCCGGTTTGCGGACGGGCTCGCGCTTGTCGACGCCGTGCCGCAGGGACACAAGGTTGCGCTGACGGATCTGGCCGAGGGGGCCGCGGTGATTCGCTACGGCGTGGTGATCGGCTACGCCGCGCGGGCGTTGCCCGCCGGCAGTTGGGTCAACGAGCGCAATCTGAACATGCCCGAAGCGCCGTCACTGGATCGTCTGCCGGTCGGCACGCGTGCGAGCGCAGCGCTACCGCCGCTCGACGGCTTCACGTTTCAGGGCTATCGCAACGCCGACGGCTCGGTCGGCACCCGCAATATCCTTGCCATTACCACGACGGTGCAGTGTGTGGCCGGGGTGGTCGAATTTGCTGTCAAACGCATCAAGGAGACATTGCTGCCGCAGTACCCGAACGTCGACGACGTGGTGGCGTTGGCGCATACCTATGGCTGCGGCGTTGCCATCGATGCCCCGGACGCCATCGTGCCGATCCGCACGTTGCGCAATATCGCCACGAACCCGAACTTCGGCGGCGAGGTGATGGTGGTGAGTCTGGGGTGCGAGAAGCTCCAGCCCGAGCGCCTTTTGCCGGCGGGCAGCATTCCCATCGGCAGTGCCGACACTGACGGCAAGCCAGACACCGTTTGCCTGCAAGACGAGGCGCATGTCGGCTTCCTGTCGATGATCGATTCGATTCTTGCCACGGCGCGCACGCATCTGGCGCGGCTCAATGCGCGGCAGCGCGAAACGGTGCCGGCATCGGAACTGATCGTCGGCGTGCAGTGCGGCGGCAGCGACGCGTTCTCCGGCGTGACCGCGAACCCGGCCGTAGGCTTCGCCACGGATCTGCTCGTGCGCGCTGGCGCGACGGTCATGTTCTCCGAAGTCACCGAAGTGCGCGACGGCATCGATCAACTCACCTCGCGCGCCGCCACGCCGGAAGTCGCGGAAGCGATGATTCGAGAGATGGCCTGGTACGACGCGTATCTCGAGCGCGGACGCGTGGATCGCAGCGCCAACACAACGCCGGGCAATAAGCGCGGCGGGTTGTCCAATATTGTGGAAAAGGCGATGGGGTCAATCGTGAAGTCGGGCACGGGGCCGATTCACGGCGTGCTCTCACCCGGTGCCAAACTCGACCGTTCGCAACAGCGCGGATTGATCTACGCGGCAACGCCGGCGAGCGACTTCATCTGCGGCACGCTGCAACTCGCGGCGGGCATCAATCTGCACGTCTTCACGACTGGCCGGGGCACACCCTACGGGCTGGCCGAGGTGCCCGTCATCAAAGTGGCGACGCGCTCCGATCTGGCACGCCGCTGGCACGATCTGATGGATGTCGACGCGGGCCGCATTGCCACGGGCGACGCCACGATCGAAGACATCGGCTGGCAACTCTTTCACCTGATGCTCGCCGTGGCGAGCGGTGAGAAGACCTGGGCCGAGCGATGGGGGCTGCACAATGCGCTAACGCTGTTCAACCCGGCGCCGGTGACCTGATGCCGTGACGCCGGCCACTGCCACTGGCGGCGTGTGCTTCAGAGTTCGGCTTGCGTTTGCGCCAGTCCGAACTCGAGCATGGCGGGCACGAAGCAGTGATTGAGCGTATCGCGTCGCGAGAGCTTCGCGAGCACATAGCGACGAAATGGCGTGAGCGTGGCCCAGTCGCCGACATCGGGCGGGAGCAGGTCGGCCAACTCGCATTGCCGGAGCAATCCCGGCGGTAGCGCATTCACGTCTTGCCAGGCGGTGGACGCGGGATCGACGCTGCGCTCGACCGCTTGCCCGAGATGGTCGCGGGCAATCTCGTCGAGACGCGCCGAGAAATCGTCGTCGCCCGGCATGCACGACGCCAGCGTTTCACGCGCTTCCTGCGGCAGCCGCTGCCAATCGGCCAGCGACACATGCTGGCCGTTGCGATCCAGGTTGAAGCGAATCGCCATCGTGATGAACTTCAGGTTTTCGCAGGCTTCGATCTCGAAAACGAAGATAGGCAGACGCTGATAGAGATGCATGAGAGTCGCTCCCGGGAGCACCATCGGAAACATTGATGGTACTTCAAGTGAGCGACCTCATCGCGGCATTCATGGGGTCGTGTAACGAAGCTGTGCGTTTGGCCCGACCGGCAACTCCAGACCGAAGACCCAGAGACAGAAGAATGCCGTCCACGCAATGGTGAATACGATCGCGTAGGGCAACATCAACGCGAGCAACGTGCCTACGCCGGCATCGCGTTGGTAGCGTGTCGCTACCGCGAGAATGAGCGCGAAATAGCTCAACATCGGCGTGACGATGTTCGAGACCGAATCGCCGATCCGGTAAGCGGCCTGCACGACTTCCGGCGCATAGCCGAGCAACATCATCATCGGTACGACGATAGGGGCCATGAGCGCCCATTGCGCCATGCCGGAACTGATCATGAGATTCACTGCGGCGCATAGCAAGATGAGTCCGATAAACAGCAGCGGCCCGTTTTCCGCTACGCCGCCAAGCCAGCCTGCGCCCTTGATCGCGAGTATGGTGCCCAATCCGCTGCGTCCGAACAGGGCGACGAACTGCGAAGCGAAAAACACGAGCACGAGATATTGGCCGAGGCTGCCCAAGGTCTTCGACATGGCGGCGATCACGTCGCGATCGTTTCGGTACGTACCGGTCATTGCGCCGTAGACCAATCCGGGCAGCGCGAAGAAGATCACGATGAATGCCACCACACTGGCGAATAGCGGCGCGCGGCTGCCATATTCGCCGTTTGCGTCGCGAAGCGGCGATGCGTCGGGCCACGCGATCGCGAACAGGGCGACACCGAATACCAGCATGCAGCCGAGTGCGGCCCACAAGGCGCGCCGCTCCGCAGACGCGATGGGGCGATGCGTGTGTGTGTCCGGCGACAGTGCCTCGGGGTCGCCGTCTTGCGGATGCCACGCCCCCAGGCGCGGTTCGATGACACGCTCGGTGACCCATGTGGCGGCCAGTATGACGAGTACCGAACTGGCGGCCATGAAGTACCAGTTGGCGACGGCGCTGACGCTATATTCCGGCGCGAGCAGCTGCGCGGCTCCTTGCGTAATGCCGCCCAGCAATGGGTCGGAGGTGCTTAGCAGCAGATTCGCACCGTAACCGCCGGATACGCCTGCGAAGGCCGCCGACAGCCCGGCGAGGGGATGCCGCCCCATTGTCGCGAAGAGCATGGCGGCCAGCGGCAGCACCACGACATAGCCAAGATCGGAGGCCACGTTCGAGATCACGGCGGCGAAAACGATCGCCATCGTGATGCACCGGCGCGGCGCCGCAACCACCAGCGCCCGGAGCGCAGACGACAGCAAGCCGGAATGCTCTGCGATCGAAATGCCGAGCAGGGCGACGAGGACCGTGCCCAACGGGGCGTAGCTCGTGAAGTTGGTAGTCACGGTGCTGGCCCAGCGCACGAGCTCAGTGCCGGTCAGCAGGTTTGTTACGCGCATGACGTCGCCCGCATTGGCCGGACGCGGGTCGGCCGCCGAAATACCGATCCATGCACTGATCGACGACAGGACGACAACCGTCATCGTCATGAGCGCAAAGAGCGTGACCGGGTGCGGCAGTGCGTTGCCCAGCCATTCAACCAGGCCGAGGGCGCCGCGAAGGCGGGTTTTGGCATGAGGCCTGGCGGTGCCGGGCGCTTTTGCCGAGTTGGGAGTGGCGTCGGGCATACGTAACATCTCTGCGTCTGAACTCGGAATGCCCTAGCGTAGGTGCGATTTCGGGTGGGGGTACTCAACGAGGCACATTTTTGGGGTAACCCTTGGTTCACTTTGCGCCTCGGGCTGAAGGTCCGAGGCTCGCGTGCTTCAGCGCGGATACGAGAAGCGCGTCCTGGCGTTGTCGCGTATCGCCGCCGTGATGCTTCTGGTTCTTGGGAATAGTCTCAAAATCGCTCGTCGGAGCGCGAATGTGGGCATTTGCCGTTCACGATGGCGACCGAAGCTGAACGTTCGCCATCTCTCGGGGCGCTACCGGTGGTCGCTGTCAAGCGGGCGCGATGACGGAGTCCGATATGACAACGTTATGACAACGCTATCCGCGTGCTTCTCGAAACGGCGCTCGTTTTCGACCCCGTGGGGGATTCCTAATGTAGATGTTTGACCCGCAGGTGTCTGCGTTCATGCCCGGCATGGCGTGCGCGGCCTGCGCGGCAGTCTTTGCACCCCGTTATGCGTATTTCGAAAGGAGCCGACATGCCGTCCAATGCGCCGCCGTCACCTTTTCCTTTTCTCCCCGTCGTGCTTGAGTCGCCGACAGGCACGCAAGGTCGCGCACGGCCCATCGCCAAGCGCATGGGCCGTTCCTCCGACACGACGCCACGCGAGTTGTCGCGCGGCAAAGGCCGTGCCACATGCCGCAGTAGTGCCGGCGTCGTGCAGAGCGTGCCCGGTTTGTCTCTTGACGACGGAGCGGCGGCGCTTCGCGTGGAGATCGTGCGACGCATCGATCCCGCGTGGGTGACGTTGCTCGGGGCCATCGTCCGATGAGTGCGTCGCTTATGTCATCGGTCGCTTCCCCGTCTTCCGCCACGTCCCCCACGTCCCCCACTTCCCCCTTGCAAACGCCCGTGCTGGATGCCTCGTCCAAAGCGGTATGGGTCATCTTGTCGCCGCACGGGCGATGGGCGAACGATGCGCAGGCTGTCACCGTCTCGTCGCACGAGGTGTCGTGCACGTTGCACGGCGCGCCGGCGGACATTGCCGTCTGGCTCGACCGTCTGCGGCATGGTTTGTTGCTCGCCGAAGCACCGGTGCCGGGCACCTGGCTTGCAACGCTCGTGGACGAATCGCTCGCGCATGTGCTGCCGGCGACACGTCCCGATATCGTCCCGGCATTCGGAAAAATCTGCGACGACTGGGTGCGCGGCATTTTCGCGGCGCCGTTCTGGGCCCGCTTTCTGGCGGGCGAGTCGAGTGACATTCAGGTGCTGGCGTTTCTGGCGCAGCATTACCATCGCGCCGCCGGGGCAGACGTTCACAATCGCATCGCCGTCGAGCGGTGCACCGACGCGGCGCTGCGGCCGCTGCTGCTGCGTCAGTATCGCGAACAGCGCGGGCAGGCGACGATGCTTGCCGCCGGATTGTTGCGTTGCGGCCCGACGGCACGCACGTTCCTCGACAGCGGCGCGTTCGACGCAACCCATGCATTGATCGATTTCATCATCGACGCCGCGGGCGACATGCCGACTTACGTCGGTTGTTGTGCGCTCAGTCAGGCGCCGGCAACGGTGCGTGCCGCCAGCGAGATCGAAGCGCAATTCGACGCCATGGCGAAGCGCTATCCGTCGGCAGCCGAAGGGTTTGCGGCGGTTTGTGCTCATGCGCGGCACGATGCGAGTGTTTGCGGTGGCACGTCGCTACTCTCGCAATGGGTGGAGGAGGCCGGCGAGCCCGACGTTGCGGCTCGCTTGCGCATGCTGCGTGGGGCCTATGGGGTGGCGGCAGCCTACCGCGTCATGTTCGACGCGTTGCATCGTCTGGACGAAGATTTCTGAAGTCTGCGCCCGGGCCGTGCCCCCGAATGGGGCATGTGACTCGTATAATGGCGTCCCAACGGCGGGGGCGGTTGCGGCCCCGCGCCGTCCGCCCCCAGACCATGACAACCCAACTCGCTTACCTCGCCGCGCTCGGCGCCGCCCTTTGCTGGGCCTGTAGCGGCATGATCGCCATTACGCCTGTGCGCCAGGCGGGTTCTTTCCCCTTCAATTACGCCCGCATGTTGCTTGTCTTCGCGATGCTGCTCGTCGCGCTGGCGGTGTTGCGCGGTTGGCCGTCGCTGACACTGGAGCAATGGCTGCGGCTTACGGCGTCGGGGCTGATCGGCATTCTCGTGGGCGACACGATTCTCTACACGTCGCTGGGCCGTCTCGGGCCGCGCCGAAACTCCATCATCTTCGCAACGAATGCGCCGATGACCGCCGTGCTCGGTTACTTCTGGCTGGGCGAGGCGCTGGGTTGGCGTGCCGTGGCCGGCGTAGC includes:
- a CDS encoding UBP-type zinc finger domain-containing protein, which translates into the protein MSKRCTHTDSIQHVTPSALGCEECLKSGSRWVHLRLCRTCGHVGCCDDSPNRHASAHFHETGHPIIEGYDPPEGWGWCYVDRVMLDLGDDTTPQNGPIPRYV
- a CDS encoding antibiotic biosynthesis monooxygenase, with the translated sequence MRQAETTASADSMDPRDPSLRRASLGDLSARSLPRPESVTAVIEHHVRPEAVAAYEAWLKRIVPIAERFPGHRGVHVIRPASGSTVYTVTLRFDSLAHAEDWFQSDARQTLLGEVTPFLASDERRQTVTGLEFWFHPAPGQKPAKRYKQFLLTLSVIFPLTVVVPLPVHWLAPSLPWLTHTIFAKLVVAAIIVGLMTYVIMPRVTRLASRWLYE
- a CDS encoding aldehyde dehydrogenase (NADP(+)), encoding MQITGEMLIGRTDVRGSAGTLEAFDPTRGERLTPAFGAGTVQDVERACQLAAAAFDPFRALPLATRAEFLEAVAQAILDLGDALIERAHAETGLPVARLQGERGRTAGQLRMFARVVRDGHFLDATIDPAQPAREPLPRSDLRLAKIGLGPVAVFGASNFPLAFSVAGGDTASAFAAGCPVIVKAHSAHLGTSELVARAVRSAVQKLGLPEGVFSLLVGERAVGEALVAHPAIAAVGFTGSRNGGLALQRIAQARAVPIPVYAEMSSINPVHLLPEALAARGDAIARGFVDSLTMGAGQFCTNPGLVLGIAGDALERFCLAATEALTAKAAGTMLTPGIHQAYDRGVARLADEPNVTVLARGQAGSGCQGQAALFRTTASEFLATPALHDEVFGPASVVIACDTVDEMIAITERLEGQLTATLQLDAGDTATARRLLPSLERRAGRILANGFPTGVEVCHAMVHGGPFPATSNAMFTSVGATAIDRFLRPVCYQDLPDALLPEALRQENPLGLWRLVDGALKQA
- the kdgD gene encoding 5-dehydro-4-deoxyglucarate dehydratase; its protein translation is MTAPQELKQIVSDGLLSFPVTDFDANGDFNARGYAARLEWLAPFGATALFAAGGTGEFFSLTPQDYSAVIKTAVDTCAGKVPILAGAGGPTRMAIEYAREAERLGAKGVLLMPHYLTEASLDGIAAHVEQVCRAVNIGVIVYNRANSKLGADQLERLAEKCPNLIGFKDGVGDIERMVQVRRRMGDRFSYLGGLPTAEVYAAAYRALGVPVYSSAVFNFIPKTAMKFYRAVCENDQETMGHLLDTFFLPYLEIRNRREGYAVSIVKAGAKLVGHDAGPVRAPLTDLLPDELAALDALIKKVEG
- the garD gene encoding galactarate dehydratase yields the protein MQAEDNVAIVVNDGGLAAGSRFADGLALVDAVPQGHKVALTDLAEGAAVIRYGVVIGYAARALPAGSWVNERNLNMPEAPSLDRLPVGTRASAALPPLDGFTFQGYRNADGSVGTRNILAITTTVQCVAGVVEFAVKRIKETLLPQYPNVDDVVALAHTYGCGVAIDAPDAIVPIRTLRNIATNPNFGGEVMVVSLGCEKLQPERLLPAGSIPIGSADTDGKPDTVCLQDEAHVGFLSMIDSILATARTHLARLNARQRETVPASELIVGVQCGGSDAFSGVTANPAVGFATDLLVRAGATVMFSEVTEVRDGIDQLTSRAATPEVAEAMIREMAWYDAYLERGRVDRSANTTPGNKRGGLSNIVEKAMGSIVKSGTGPIHGVLSPGAKLDRSQQRGLIYAATPASDFICGTLQLAAGINLHVFTTGRGTPYGLAEVPVIKVATRSDLARRWHDLMDVDAGRIATGDATIEDIGWQLFHLMLAVASGEKTWAERWGLHNALTLFNPAPVT
- a CDS encoding nitrate reductase associated protein gives rise to the protein MHLYQRLPIFVFEIEACENLKFITMAIRFNLDRNGQHVSLADWQRLPQEARETLASCMPGDDDFSARLDEIARDHLGQAVERSVDPASTAWQDVNALPPGLLRQCELADLLPPDVGDWATLTPFRRYVLAKLSRRDTLNHCFVPAMLEFGLAQTQAEL
- a CDS encoding AbgT family transporter, which codes for MPDATPNSAKAPGTARPHAKTRLRGALGLVEWLGNALPHPVTLFALMTMTVVVLSSISAWIGISAADPRPANAGDVMRVTNLLTGTELVRWASTVTTNFTSYAPLGTVLVALLGISIAEHSGLLSSALRALVVAAPRRCITMAIVFAAVISNVASDLGYVVVLPLAAMLFATMGRHPLAGLSAAFAGVSGGYGANLLLSTSDPLLGGITQGAAQLLAPEYSVSAVANWYFMAASSVLVILAATWVTERVIEPRLGAWHPQDGDPEALSPDTHTHRPIASAERRALWAALGCMLVFGVALFAIAWPDASPLRDANGEYGSRAPLFASVVAFIVIFFALPGLVYGAMTGTYRNDRDVIAAMSKTLGSLGQYLVLVFFASQFVALFGRSGLGTILAIKGAGWLGGVAENGPLLFIGLILLCAAVNLMISSGMAQWALMAPIVVPMMMLLGYAPEVVQAAYRIGDSVSNIVTPMLSYFALILAVATRYQRDAGVGTLLALMLPYAIVFTIAWTAFFCLWVFGLELPVGPNAQLRYTTP